A portion of the Mesobacillus sp. AQ2 genome contains these proteins:
- a CDS encoding SOS response-associated peptidase: MCGRFSLFEDINSLKGQFQFEFPEDIDARYNIAPGQDILTVVDQGEGRGGARMRWGLIPFWADDEKIGYRMINARAETVDEKASFKQALKQRRCLILADGFYEWKKEGKQKHPFRFGLKNKKPFAFAGLWESWNKGGRSITSCTIITTKPNEVTEKVHDRMPVILPENRIGMWLDHSIDNTDELKKLLVPYEAGEMESYAVSTEINSAKNEGKELIAPLNSL, encoded by the coding sequence ATGTGTGGACGGTTTTCTTTGTTTGAAGACATAAACTCACTGAAGGGACAATTTCAATTCGAATTCCCTGAGGACATAGATGCCCGATACAACATTGCTCCCGGTCAGGACATTCTGACAGTGGTTGATCAGGGGGAAGGCAGGGGTGGAGCGAGGATGAGATGGGGGCTGATCCCTTTCTGGGCAGATGATGAAAAAATCGGTTACAGGATGATTAATGCTCGCGCTGAGACAGTCGATGAAAAAGCGAGCTTCAAGCAGGCGCTGAAACAAAGGCGGTGTCTGATACTGGCTGATGGATTTTACGAATGGAAAAAAGAAGGGAAACAAAAACACCCTTTTCGTTTTGGCTTGAAAAACAAGAAGCCCTTTGCTTTTGCAGGACTGTGGGAAAGCTGGAATAAAGGTGGAAGGAGCATTACTTCCTGTACAATCATTACGACAAAACCGAATGAAGTCACCGAAAAGGTACATGACAGAATGCCTGTCATTCTCCCGGAAAACAGGATTGGAATGTGGCTTGACCATTCAATAGATAACACTGATGAACTAAAAAAACTTTTGGTTCCCTATGAGGCAGGGGAGATGGAATCCTACGCGGTATCCACTGAAATTAACTCTGCAAAAAATGAGGGTAAAGAACTTATTGCACCATTAAACAGTCTATAA
- a CDS encoding DUF6501 family protein, with translation MIHTNWHERETIKKLKCVHTNAKKYIVDQKLTTGKMYDVKNETEEFYFIVDNSGKVGGYYKEYFEEVK, from the coding sequence ATGATCCATACAAACTGGCATGAACGTGAAACGATAAAGAAACTTAAATGCGTTCATACGAATGCAAAAAAATACATCGTCGATCAAAAGCTGACAACAGGAAAAATGTATGACGTGAAAAATGAAACGGAAGAGTTTTACTTCATTGTCGACAATTCCGGTAAAGTTGGCGGATATTATAAAGAGTATTTTGAAGAAGTGAAGTAA
- a CDS encoding GNAT family N-acetyltransferase yields the protein MLITEKIKSVKNLTYTIRSAVEADGEALSELRLQIDGETENLDREPGEAYIDPKGFQSLIKADSDSERNLFLVAEMDGKLVGFSRCEGTDLKRFNHKVEFGVGVLKEFWGFGIGKSLLQESISWADESGIHKMTLNVMETNEGARKLYESLGFEVEGILKNDKKLSDGKYYNMLIMERLNFQK from the coding sequence ATGCTGATAACCGAAAAAATTAAGAGTGTTAAAAACCTGACTTATACGATTAGATCGGCTGTTGAGGCAGATGGGGAGGCATTATCTGAATTAAGGCTGCAAATTGATGGGGAAACCGAAAATCTAGACCGTGAACCTGGTGAAGCTTATATTGATCCAAAAGGCTTTCAATCATTAATTAAAGCGGATTCAGATAGTGAGAGAAATCTATTTTTAGTGGCGGAAATGGATGGAAAGCTTGTTGGTTTTTCGAGGTGTGAAGGGACGGATTTGAAGAGATTCAACCATAAGGTTGAGTTTGGTGTAGGAGTCTTAAAGGAGTTCTGGGGCTTTGGGATTGGAAAAAGTCTGTTGCAGGAATCGATATCATGGGCTGATGAAAGTGGTATACATAAAATGACTTTGAATGTAATGGAAACAAATGAAGGTGCAAGGAAGCTATATGAAAGTCTTGGATTCGAAGTCGAAGGAATCCTAAAGAATGATAAAAAGCTCTCCGATGGAAAATATTATAATATGCTTATAATGGAGCGCTTGAACTTTCAAAAATAA
- a CDS encoding GNAT family protein, with product MDDRLTLEGETVRLILMKPDQLDDLWEAGKNQSIWEFTASKIQSKEDMKKVIEAAMIAKGEGTQIPFTVVEKQTDKIIGSSRYLDLSKVNKSLEIGWTWYNPDYWRTRVNTETKFLMLQYAFENLDVNRVQFCTDSRNVRSQAAIARLGANKEGVLRKHRIIADGFVRDTVVFSIIKDEWLKLKPMLLDKMK from the coding sequence ATGGACGATAGGCTCACGCTTGAAGGAGAAACAGTAAGACTGATCCTTATGAAACCCGACCAGCTGGATGACTTATGGGAAGCGGGCAAGAATCAGTCAATCTGGGAATTTACAGCATCAAAAATCCAAAGCAAGGAAGATATGAAAAAAGTTATCGAGGCCGCGATGATAGCAAAGGGTGAAGGGACACAAATTCCATTCACGGTAGTAGAGAAACAAACAGATAAAATCATTGGCAGCTCAAGGTATCTTGATCTTTCCAAGGTAAATAAATCATTGGAAATAGGCTGGACCTGGTACAATCCAGATTACTGGAGAACAAGAGTGAATACAGAAACAAAATTCCTGATGCTTCAGTATGCGTTTGAAAATCTCGATGTAAACAGGGTGCAATTTTGCACTGATTCAAGGAATGTACGTTCCCAAGCTGCAATTGCCCGTCTCGGTGCCAATAAAGAAGGTGTACTTCGGAAACATCGTATCATCGCCGATGGCTTTGTAAGGGATACCGTTGTCTTCAGTATCATCAAAGATGAGTGGTTAAAGTTGAAACCTATGCTGCTGGACAAGATGAAATAG
- a CDS encoding NERD domain-containing protein, with protein sequence MEKGYTGELIFDRMTESLSEERYIIDDLLLQVNNSYFQLDKVIISKDAVYLNDVKYHEGDYYIDGEKLLSVNSGREQKNPVIQLKRSETLFRQLLQNLNMDHLVRASAVFVNPEFTLYQAPIDQPIILPTQVKRFIKELNNTPSALDKSHQKLAQTLLSMHQTKNPYSTFPNYKYEQLEKGMHCRECGSLNTEVDHYDLVCGKCGTHERIEKAILRHIEEIKVLFPEIKITTQNIYDWCNGKVSKRTFLRVLKKNYKTVGKTKDVYFE encoded by the coding sequence ATGGAAAAAGGTTATACAGGCGAATTGATATTCGACAGGATGACCGAAAGCCTATCGGAAGAAAGGTATATCATTGACGACCTGCTCCTCCAGGTGAATAATTCATATTTCCAGCTTGATAAAGTGATCATTTCCAAGGATGCGGTTTATCTTAACGATGTGAAATATCACGAAGGAGATTATTATATCGATGGAGAAAAATTGTTATCCGTCAATAGCGGAAGAGAGCAAAAAAACCCTGTCATCCAATTAAAACGAAGTGAAACCCTATTCCGTCAGCTGCTCCAAAACCTTAACATGGACCACCTCGTCCGTGCCTCCGCCGTCTTCGTCAACCCTGAATTCACCCTTTACCAGGCCCCTATAGATCAGCCAATCATTCTACCAACACAAGTAAAAAGATTTATTAAAGAGCTAAACAACACACCCTCTGCATTGGACAAGAGCCATCAGAAACTAGCTCAAACCCTGCTTTCAATGCATCAAACTAAAAATCCATATTCCACTTTTCCAAATTACAAATATGAACAGCTGGAAAAAGGAATGCATTGCCGGGAATGTGGGTCATTGAATACTGAGGTAGATCATTACGACCTCGTTTGCGGAAAGTGCGGAACACATGAAAGAATCGAAAAGGCGATTCTGCGACATATAGAGGAAATCAAGGTACTTTTTCCTGAAATAAAAATCACCACACAAAATATTTATGATTGGTGTAATGGGAAGGTTAGTAAGAGGACATTCTTGAGAGTTTTGAAGAAGAACTATAAAACAGTTGGCAAGACAAAAGACGTATATTTTGAATGA
- the abc-f gene encoding ribosomal protection-like ABC-F family protein: MAIMKIRGIQKSFNERIVIQKAEFDIKQDSRIGLVGSNGAGKTTLANLINGEFPADKGSIETFNGALKIGYLKQSTEQAFLETEDAYPLAENGLFHHSSQLGLTKEVDVFNRNWSNLSGGEKLKLSLAGVWASRPEMLILDEPTNHLDLQGVEWLIEELRAFKGAIVIISHDRYFLDRTVSEIIEMEDGITKSFTGNYSAYRQEKERLYQVQLHQYELQQKHKQQIQQQIANLKGWSEKAHRDSTKQGTASERRQIGYKEYHRMKAKKMDNQIKSKMKRLNQELEKGEVKQPKEESRVQFEFQDRRKRGKRIIEAAALSKYFGHRCLFDKSYFYVNHGEKMGLVGQNGSGKTTMMKILLGQENASSGDVWLSESLKIGYLSQDVSDLPAEKTAMEYTGLTDREAIGRARTIFANIGLHEEKLNVPIGQLSLGERTRVKLVMMLLEELDLLVLDEPTNHLDLASRESLEKTLLDFQGSLLVVSHDVYFLEKITEKLLVIENGKITRKEFGMREYNEANTRKDNDKEKAEQLMVLQNEINAIIGRLSYMTKDEPGYEELDQKLAELFRKKRELA; the protein is encoded by the coding sequence ATGGCAATCATGAAAATAAGAGGAATTCAGAAAAGCTTTAATGAAAGAATAGTGATCCAAAAAGCGGAGTTTGATATAAAACAAGACAGCCGGATCGGCCTGGTAGGCAGCAATGGGGCCGGCAAAACAACATTGGCCAATCTAATCAATGGTGAATTCCCCGCTGATAAAGGGAGCATCGAAACGTTTAACGGCGCTCTAAAAATCGGCTATTTAAAACAATCTACAGAGCAAGCATTCCTTGAAACAGAAGATGCATATCCCCTGGCGGAAAATGGCCTCTTCCATCATTCAAGCCAATTAGGACTCACAAAGGAAGTTGATGTGTTCAATCGAAATTGGAGCAATTTAAGCGGCGGTGAAAAGCTGAAACTTTCGCTTGCTGGTGTCTGGGCCAGCAGGCCAGAAATGCTCATACTGGATGAGCCGACTAATCACCTTGACCTTCAGGGCGTTGAATGGCTGATTGAGGAACTAAGAGCTTTCAAAGGAGCCATTGTAATTATTTCTCACGATCGATATTTCCTGGACAGAACCGTTTCAGAAATCATTGAAATGGAAGATGGCATAACCAAATCATTCACTGGCAATTATTCAGCTTACCGTCAGGAAAAGGAAAGATTGTATCAAGTTCAGCTGCATCAATACGAATTGCAGCAAAAACACAAACAGCAGATCCAGCAGCAAATTGCCAACCTCAAGGGCTGGTCTGAAAAAGCGCATCGGGATTCGACGAAACAAGGTACAGCTTCGGAAAGAAGGCAGATTGGCTATAAGGAATACCATCGGATGAAGGCAAAGAAGATGGATAATCAAATAAAATCCAAGATGAAGCGCCTGAACCAGGAACTTGAAAAGGGGGAAGTAAAACAGCCTAAAGAGGAATCCAGGGTACAGTTTGAATTCCAGGACAGACGAAAACGGGGGAAACGGATTATTGAAGCCGCTGCCCTGTCAAAGTATTTTGGCCATCGCTGTTTGTTTGATAAAAGCTATTTTTATGTGAATCATGGTGAAAAAATGGGATTGGTCGGCCAAAACGGTAGCGGCAAAACCACCATGATGAAAATATTGCTTGGTCAAGAAAACGCATCTTCAGGTGATGTTTGGCTCAGTGAATCTCTGAAAATTGGCTATCTAAGCCAGGATGTTTCTGACCTCCCTGCTGAAAAAACGGCAATGGAATACACAGGACTTACAGACCGCGAAGCAATCGGCAGAGCGAGAACGATTTTTGCTAATATCGGTCTCCACGAAGAAAAGCTTAACGTTCCAATCGGTCAATTAAGTCTTGGAGAGAGGACAAGAGTGAAGCTTGTCATGATGCTTCTTGAAGAACTCGATTTGCTGGTCCTGGACGAACCGACTAATCATCTCGACCTTGCGAGCAGGGAGAGCCTCGAAAAAACTTTATTGGATTTTCAAGGGTCGCTTCTGGTTGTTTCACATGATGTTTATTTCCTAGAGAAGATCACCGAAAAACTATTGGTGATTGAAAATGGGAAAATAACCAGAAAGGAATTTGGCATGCGGGAGTATAATGAGGCAAACACACGCAAGGATAACGATAAGGAAAAAGCAGAACAACTGATGGTCCTCCAGAATGAAATCAATGCTATTATCGGCAGGCTTTCCTACATGACTAAAGATGAGCCCGGTTACGAAGAACTCGACCAGAAGCTTGCAGAGCTATTTAGGAAGAAAAGGGAATTGGCGTAA
- a CDS encoding MBL fold metallo-hydrolase → MGMQAITAEKLNEWVVSKKDFFIFDVRNVKDFEDWKVEGENIEYLNIPYFELIDGVEEVVDQLPKDKDIVVICAKEGSSVMVAEMLSDAGFEVSYLSGGMKSWSEYLYPVEVYKDDEIKVFQFIRVGKGCLSYMVLSENEALVVDPSRFTNRYTDVAEKENVKITHIVDSHLHADHLSGGKELADVTGAKYYLMKSEGAVFDFEALEQHDKIEFENIILEVLAVKTPGHTPGSVSFFVNNKLLFSGDTIFVNGLGRPDLGGKAAEWAKDLYDTVYSKVSQIADDVIVLPGHYAAFDNEVNTEGFIGSQLGLIRKQNEIMAGKTIEEFVDHVAQSASSETPPNFEDIVAINRGVKEVTAEEAMELEIGPNRCAVHHTH, encoded by the coding sequence ATGGGTATGCAAGCGATCACTGCTGAAAAACTAAATGAATGGGTAGTTAGCAAGAAGGATTTTTTCATTTTTGATGTAAGAAATGTTAAAGACTTTGAAGACTGGAAGGTTGAGGGTGAGAATATTGAATACCTCAATATCCCTTACTTTGAATTGATTGACGGCGTGGAAGAGGTTGTTGACCAGCTTCCTAAGGATAAGGATATCGTCGTTATCTGCGCTAAGGAAGGCTCTTCAGTCATGGTAGCTGAAATGCTTTCTGATGCTGGTTTCGAAGTATCATACCTTTCCGGCGGAATGAAGTCATGGAGCGAGTATTTATATCCGGTTGAAGTGTATAAGGATGACGAAATCAAAGTTTTTCAGTTCATCCGTGTTGGAAAAGGATGCCTGTCATACATGGTCCTTTCTGAAAACGAGGCGCTTGTTGTTGACCCATCAAGGTTCACAAACCGTTATACAGACGTTGCTGAAAAAGAAAATGTGAAAATCACTCACATCGTCGATTCACATCTCCATGCTGACCATCTGTCTGGCGGCAAGGAACTGGCTGACGTAACTGGAGCAAAATATTATCTAATGAAGAGTGAAGGCGCAGTATTTGACTTTGAAGCGCTGGAACAGCATGATAAAATTGAATTTGAGAACATCATTCTCGAAGTATTAGCTGTCAAAACGCCTGGACATACCCCTGGCAGTGTTTCGTTTTTCGTGAATAATAAACTTTTATTCTCTGGAGATACAATCTTCGTAAACGGTCTTGGCCGTCCAGATCTTGGCGGAAAAGCTGCAGAGTGGGCAAAAGACCTGTATGATACTGTGTATAGCAAAGTATCGCAAATTGCAGATGACGTGATTGTTTTGCCAGGACACTATGCTGCTTTTGACAACGAGGTGAATACGGAAGGTTTCATTGGAAGCCAGTTAGGTTTGATCCGCAAGCAAAATGAGATCATGGCAGGCAAGACAATTGAAGAGTTTGTCGACCATGTAGCACAATCTGCATCAAGCGAGACACCGCCAAATTTTGAAGATATTGTTGCAATCAACCGCGGTGTGAAAGAAGTGACAGCAGAAGAAGCAATGGAGCTGGAGATCGGTCCTAACCGTTGCGCTGTCCACCACACTCATTAA
- a CDS encoding AMP-binding protein: MLPYTVGELLEVQAKRYPEHDAVVYADRNLRLNYKEFNELCRKAARGLMKLGVRKGEHIAAWSSNTPEWVVSQFASGKMGAVLVTVNTNYRTAELEYLLKQSDSTTIILMEQFKDTSYIDMVYEIVPELKTSEPGKLESARLPFLKNVIVMGEKRFPGTYSWQDILDMADGVSEDELDQQMATLKQSEVINMQYTSGTTGFPKGVMLTHSNIVNNAYNVASAMKLTDEDRLCIPVPFFHCFGCVMGTLACATVGATMVPIQEFSPKAVLETVEKEKCTALHGVPTMFIAELNDPEFEKYDLSSLRTGIMAGSNCPIEVMKAVNEKMGASEITIAYGQTESSPVITQTRTNDPLELRVETVGKALPEVEVKIVKPGTMEEVPRGVQGELCTRGYHVMDGYYKNLDATREAIDEEGWLHTGDLAVMDENGYCRVTGRLKDMIIRGGENIYPREIEEFLYSHPKVLDVQVVGIPDSVYGEEVMAWIIMKEGEKATAGEIQEYFKGKISKHKIPRYIEFTESYPMTASGKIQKFKLREQAMEAVEQFKRV; encoded by the coding sequence TTGCTGCCATATACTGTAGGGGAGTTACTGGAGGTACAAGCAAAAAGATATCCTGAACATGACGCTGTTGTTTATGCAGACAGGAATCTCAGGTTGAATTACAAGGAATTCAATGAGCTTTGCAGGAAAGCTGCAAGGGGACTGATGAAGCTGGGAGTTAGAAAAGGAGAGCATATTGCCGCCTGGTCTTCCAATACTCCAGAATGGGTGGTATCACAGTTTGCTTCAGGGAAAATGGGAGCGGTCCTGGTTACCGTCAATACGAACTACCGGACGGCTGAATTGGAATATTTGCTAAAGCAGTCAGATTCGACAACAATCATTCTGATGGAGCAGTTTAAGGATACTTCATACATTGATATGGTTTATGAAATTGTTCCTGAACTAAAAACGAGTGAACCTGGAAAGCTTGAAAGCGCCCGACTGCCATTTTTAAAAAATGTCATTGTCATGGGTGAAAAACGCTTCCCTGGTACATACAGCTGGCAGGATATTCTGGACATGGCGGATGGTGTTTCTGAAGATGAGCTGGACCAGCAGATGGCTACGTTAAAGCAGAGTGAAGTCATCAACATGCAATACACTTCGGGCACAACAGGTTTTCCGAAGGGTGTCATGCTCACCCACAGCAATATTGTGAACAATGCATATAATGTGGCTTCAGCTATGAAGCTGACTGATGAGGACAGGCTGTGCATCCCGGTACCGTTTTTTCATTGCTTCGGCTGCGTGATGGGTACACTTGCCTGCGCGACTGTAGGGGCAACAATGGTTCCTATACAGGAATTCAGCCCAAAAGCCGTCCTGGAAACGGTCGAAAAAGAAAAGTGTACTGCACTTCACGGGGTTCCTACGATGTTCATTGCCGAATTAAATGATCCAGAATTTGAAAAATATGATTTGTCATCTTTGAGGACGGGGATCATGGCAGGTTCGAATTGTCCGATAGAAGTGATGAAAGCTGTGAATGAGAAAATGGGAGCTTCTGAAATAACGATTGCCTATGGGCAGACTGAATCTTCCCCGGTCATCACACAGACAAGAACGAATGATCCGTTAGAATTAAGGGTAGAAACAGTCGGAAAAGCACTTCCGGAGGTTGAAGTGAAGATTGTCAAACCTGGCACGATGGAGGAGGTTCCACGCGGAGTACAGGGTGAATTATGCACACGAGGCTATCATGTCATGGATGGATATTACAAAAATCTTGATGCAACCAGGGAGGCGATCGATGAAGAAGGATGGCTGCACACGGGTGATCTTGCAGTAATGGATGAAAATGGATATTGCCGCGTGACCGGGCGATTAAAGGATATGATCATCAGAGGCGGGGAAAATATCTACCCGCGTGAAATAGAAGAATTTTTATACAGCCATCCGAAGGTTCTTGATGTCCAGGTGGTTGGAATACCGGATAGTGTTTATGGCGAGGAAGTGATGGCATGGATCATCATGAAAGAGGGTGAGAAGGCTACAGCAGGTGAAATCCAAGAATACTTCAAAGGGAAAATCTCAAAACACAAAATCCCGAGATATATTGAATTCACTGAAAGCTACCCTATGACGGCTTCGGGGAAAATCCAGAAATTCAAGCTAAGAGAACAAGCTATGGAAGCGGTGGAACAATTTAAAAGAGTATAA
- the sda gene encoding sporulation histidine kinase inhibitor Sda, with product MKIMSNEQLVVSYRDALKSESDKEWAKVLKTEISKRGLKPFKNR from the coding sequence ATGAAAATTATGAGCAATGAACAATTGGTGGTCTCGTATCGTGATGCATTAAAGTCGGAAAGTGATAAAGAATGGGCAAAGGTTTTAAAAACCGAAATATCCAAAAGAGGACTCAAGCCATTTAAAAACCGTTAA
- a CDS encoding FAD-dependent oxidoreductase encodes MLNVLVVGGGISGGSAAIYTAQGGLDTAVIDSGKSQIKQVSKVFNYPGIKEITGPELLGNIKEQAVAAGTEWFEGTVQSVEQKESAFEVSLADGRKLETKYLVVATNIQTSILESLGFELAVNEKVPSGKIKKVLGIDPDGKTHIPNLYITSLLAGLSSQSVIASGHGASVGISIMSIETGKSYMWHDK; translated from the coding sequence ATGTTGAATGTTTTAGTGGTTGGCGGCGGGATTTCAGGTGGTTCTGCTGCCATTTACACTGCCCAGGGAGGATTGGACACCGCGGTCATCGATTCTGGAAAATCCCAGATTAAGCAGGTTTCAAAGGTGTTTAATTATCCTGGAATTAAAGAAATTACTGGACCAGAGCTGCTCGGAAACATCAAGGAACAAGCTGTTGCTGCTGGGACTGAATGGTTTGAGGGAACAGTACAATCTGTTGAACAGAAGGAAAGTGCCTTTGAAGTATCCTTGGCGGACGGAAGAAAGCTGGAAACGAAGTATCTTGTGGTCGCTACTAATATTCAGACATCCATTCTCGAGAGCCTTGGCTTTGAACTGGCTGTTAATGAGAAAGTGCCCAGCGGCAAAATAAAAAAGGTGCTTGGTATCGATCCGGACGGAAAAACCCATATTCCGAATCTATATATCACGAGCTTGCTTGCAGGTTTGTCAAGTCAGTCTGTCATTGCATCCGGGCACGGTGCCTCTGTAGGCATTTCAATTATGTCTATAGAGACAGGTAAATCCTATATGTGGCATGACAAATGA